One window from the genome of Cucumis melo cultivar AY chromosome 12, USDA_Cmelo_AY_1.0, whole genome shotgun sequence encodes:
- the LOC103497016 gene encoding B3 domain-containing protein Os07g0679700-like isoform X4, translating to MFECLDYGGIGCTSCVKRSRLGVDQNSGETIGCAKMIDGLYYFDEVSVSHKIPKGLISIRRDEISNGFDAVTGGNVGLLRPASVKDQVVGNGTNEEKLLQLCNIMEANEPDHFQKSQRVDRSASPAQNRGENLRNPFGEVGSSFFNMNKIPVNCQPSVGSFTYSKLDTSRPHLELKDMKEPLTQPSLNITLGVPLGTPNFVVPCSGSAAQEDEKSILPYQQGQRSRPIFPKLIKTGTTVNSEARKGMAPLVRIARPPAEGRGKNQLLPRYWPRITDQELEQLSGDLNSTIVPLFEKVLSASDAGRIGRLVLPKACAEAYFPPISQSEGLPVRVQDVKGNEWTFQFRFWPNNNSRMYVLEGVTPCIQSMQLRAGDTVTFSRIDPGGQLVMGFRKATNSTDVQDAKIPTLSNGSHPGDASFSRVFQNLPSRAGGDASLHKSENFGGRSNDASGQQPMLTMEKKGARNIGSKSKRLLMHSEDALELRLTWEEAQDLLRPPPSANPTIVTIDDHEFEEYDEPPVFGKRTIFTARPTGEQKQWAQCDDCSKWRRLPVDVLLPPKWSCSDNVWDLSRCTCSAPEEISTKEQENLLRASKDFKKRKIGKSQKSIQELEPSGLDALASAAVLGDSIADLQESGTTTRHPRHRPGCTCIVCIQPPSGKGKHKSTCTCNVCLTVKRRFKTLMLRKKKRQSEREVEPLLQDRNPQLDETEMSGTLKGMSLQTNYSENEGSQSRMKDEEAASSSGQIDLNCHPDREDMELEGAGLSTISLVEAASQPVDSYSKQIGVSSVTSEQQSSQPSSMESERRLSGEVYHGSGHESTSDGRREHH from the exons ATGTTTGAATGTCTGGATTATGGAGGTATTGGGTGCACAAGCTGTGTGAAAAGATCTCGACTTGGTGTG GATCAAAACTCGGGGGAGACAATTGGATGTGCTAAGATGATTGATGGTCTCTATTACTTTGATGAGGTTTCAGTTAGTCATAAAATACCTAAGGGCTTGATAAGT ATCCGGAGAGATGAAATCTCTAATGGCTTTGATGCAGTGACAGGTGGAAATGTTGGCCTTTTGCGACCTGCTTCTGTTAAGGATCAAGTGGTTGGAAATGGAACTAATGAGGAAAAGCTTTTACAGTTGTGTAACATCATGGAGGCAAATGAACCTGACCACTTTCAGAAATCTCAAAGAGTTGACAGAAGTGCATCTCCTGCACAAAACAGAGGAGAAAATCTCAGGAACCCATTTGGGGAAGTTGGATCGAGCTTTTTTAATATGAATAAAATACCTGTTAATTGCCAACCATCTGTTGGGTCATTTACGTACTCCAAACTAGATACTAGCAGACCGCACTTAGAACTAAAAGATATGAAAGAACCCTTAACTCAGCCATCACTAAATATAACTTTGGGAGTTCCATTAGGTACGCCGAACTTTGTGGTACCCTGTTCAGGAAGTGCTGCTCAAGAGGATGAAAAGAGCATTCTGCCATATCAACAGGGCCAAAGATCTCGTCCAATATTTCCCAAGCTCATAAAAACTGGGACCACGGTTAATTCTGAAGCAAGAAAGGGAATGGCTCCTCTGGTGCGTATAGCACGACCACCTGCTGAAGGTCGGGGTAAGAACCAACTTCTTCCAAGGTACTGGCCAAGGATTACGGACCAAGAGCTAGAACAATTATCTGGAGA TTTGAACTCTACTATTGTTCCACTCTTTGAAAAGGTGCTGAGTGCTAGTGATGCTGGTCGGATTGGTCGTTTGGTTCTGCCAAAAGCGTGCGCTGAA GCATACTTCCCCCCCATCTCTCAATCAGAAGGTCTTCCTGTTAGGGTTCAAGATGTGAAGGGGAATGAATGGACGTTTCAGTTCAGATTTTGGCCTAACAATAACAGCAGAATGTATGTTCTGGAGGGCGTTACCCCTTGCATACAATCCATGCAATTAAGAGCTGGCGATACTG TCACTTTTAGTCGGATAGACCCTGGAGGCCAATTAGTCATGGGATTTCGAAAAGCAACGAATTCTACTGATGTACAG GATGCCAAGATTCCTACActttctaatggctctcatcCGGGTGACGCCTCATTCTCTAGGGTCTTTCAGAATTTGCCTTCAAGAG CTGGAGGAGATGCTAGTTTGCACAAAAGTGAAAATTTTGGGGGGAGGTCAAATGATGCTTCAGGACAACAACCAATGTTAACCATGGAAAAGAAAGGGGCTCGAAACATTGGGTCTAAAAGTAAAAGGTTGCTCATGCATAGTGAAGATGCTCTGGAGCTGAGACTCACTTGGGAAGAAGCTCAAGATCTACTCCGTCCACCACCAAGTGCAAATCCCACCATTGTCACTATTGATGACCATGAATTCGAAGAGTATGAT GAACCTCCAGTTTTTGGCAAGAGGACTATATTCACTGCCCGACCAACTGG GGAACAGAAACAATGGGCTCAGTGTGATGATTGCTCAAAATGGCGGAGGTTGCCTGTGGACGTTCTTCTCCCTCCAAAGTGGAGTTGTTCAGATAATGTTTGGGATTTGAGCAG ATGTACATGTTCTGCACCAGAAGAGATCAGCACAAAGGAACAGGAGAATCTCCTAAGAGCGAGTAAAG ATTTTAAGAAACGGAAAATTGGGAAGAGCCAGAAGTCTATTCAGGAACTCGAGCCTTCTGGTTTGGATGCACTGGCTAGTGCTGCTGTTCTGGGTGATAGTATAGCTGACTTGCAGGAATCAGGTACAACGACCAGGCATCCCCGGCACCGACCAGGATGCACTTGCATCGTGTGCATTCAACCTCCAAGTGGGAAGGGAAAGCATAAATCTACATGCACATGCAATGTCTGCTTGACTGTAAAACGCCGTTTTAAAACACTTATGCTACGGAAGAAGAAACGCCAATCAGAACGTGAAGTGGAACCTTTGCTCCAGGATAGGAATCCACAACTCGATGAAACAGAAATGAGTGGGACACTGAAGGGTATGTCTCTGCAAACAAACTATTCAGAGAATGAAGGAAGCCAGAGCAGGATGAAAGATGAGGAGGCTGCGAGTAGCAGTGGTCAAATTGACTTGAACTGCCACCCAGACCGTGAGGACATGGAACTAGAGGGAGCAGGATTAAGCACAATTAGCCTTGTCGAGGCTGCTAGCCAACCTGTAGATAGCTATTCAAAGCAAATTGGCGTCTCCAGCGTCACGAGTGAGCAGCAGTCCAGTCAACCAAGTAGCATGGAAAGTGAGAGACGCCTTTCTGGGGAAGTGTATCATGGATCAGGTCACGAGAGCACAAGTGATGGACGCAGAGAGCACCATTGA
- the LOC103497016 gene encoding B3 domain-containing protein Os07g0679700-like isoform X5, which yields MFPWHNQDQNSGETIGCAKMIDGLYYFDEIRRDEISNGFDAVTGGNVGLLRPASVKDQVVGNGTNEEKLLQLCNIMEANEPDHFQKSQRVDRSASPAQNRGENLRNPFGEVGSSFFNMNKIPVNCQPSVGSFTYSKLDTSRPHLELKDMKEPLTQPSLNITLGVPLGTPNFVVPCSGSAAQEDEKSILPYQQGQRSRPIFPKLIKTGTTVNSEARKGMAPLVRIARPPAEGRGKNQLLPRYWPRITDQELEQLSGDLNSTIVPLFEKVLSASDAGRIGRLVLPKACAEAYFPPISQSEGLPVRVQDVKGNEWTFQFRFWPNNNSRMYVLEGVTPCIQSMQLRAGDTVTFSRIDPGGQLVMGFRKATNSTDVQDAKIPTLSNGSHPGDASFSRVFQNLPSRAGGDASLHKSENFGGRSNDASGQQPMLTMEKKGARNIGSKSKRLLMHSEDALELRLTWEEAQDLLRPPPSANPTIVTIDDHEFEEYDEPPVFGKRTIFTARPTGEQKQWAQCDDCSKWRRLPVDVLLPPKWSCSDNVWDLSRCTCSAPEEISTKEQENLLRASKDFKKRKIGKSQKSIQELEPSGLDALASAAVLGDSIADLQESGTTTRHPRHRPGCTCIVCIQPPSGKGKHKSTCTCNVCLTVKRRFKTLMLRKKKRQSEREVEPLLQDRNPQLDETEMSGTLKGMSLQTNYSENEGSQSRMKDEEAASSSGQIDLNCHPDREDMELEGAGLSTISLVEAASQPVDSYSKQIGVSSVTSEQQSSQPSSMESERRLSGEVYHGSGHESTSDGRREHH from the exons ATGTTTCCTTGGCACAATCAA GATCAAAACTCGGGGGAGACAATTGGATGTGCTAAGATGATTGATGGTCTCTATTACTTTGATGAG ATCCGGAGAGATGAAATCTCTAATGGCTTTGATGCAGTGACAGGTGGAAATGTTGGCCTTTTGCGACCTGCTTCTGTTAAGGATCAAGTGGTTGGAAATGGAACTAATGAGGAAAAGCTTTTACAGTTGTGTAACATCATGGAGGCAAATGAACCTGACCACTTTCAGAAATCTCAAAGAGTTGACAGAAGTGCATCTCCTGCACAAAACAGAGGAGAAAATCTCAGGAACCCATTTGGGGAAGTTGGATCGAGCTTTTTTAATATGAATAAAATACCTGTTAATTGCCAACCATCTGTTGGGTCATTTACGTACTCCAAACTAGATACTAGCAGACCGCACTTAGAACTAAAAGATATGAAAGAACCCTTAACTCAGCCATCACTAAATATAACTTTGGGAGTTCCATTAGGTACGCCGAACTTTGTGGTACCCTGTTCAGGAAGTGCTGCTCAAGAGGATGAAAAGAGCATTCTGCCATATCAACAGGGCCAAAGATCTCGTCCAATATTTCCCAAGCTCATAAAAACTGGGACCACGGTTAATTCTGAAGCAAGAAAGGGAATGGCTCCTCTGGTGCGTATAGCACGACCACCTGCTGAAGGTCGGGGTAAGAACCAACTTCTTCCAAGGTACTGGCCAAGGATTACGGACCAAGAGCTAGAACAATTATCTGGAGA TTTGAACTCTACTATTGTTCCACTCTTTGAAAAGGTGCTGAGTGCTAGTGATGCTGGTCGGATTGGTCGTTTGGTTCTGCCAAAAGCGTGCGCTGAA GCATACTTCCCCCCCATCTCTCAATCAGAAGGTCTTCCTGTTAGGGTTCAAGATGTGAAGGGGAATGAATGGACGTTTCAGTTCAGATTTTGGCCTAACAATAACAGCAGAATGTATGTTCTGGAGGGCGTTACCCCTTGCATACAATCCATGCAATTAAGAGCTGGCGATACTG TCACTTTTAGTCGGATAGACCCTGGAGGCCAATTAGTCATGGGATTTCGAAAAGCAACGAATTCTACTGATGTACAG GATGCCAAGATTCCTACActttctaatggctctcatcCGGGTGACGCCTCATTCTCTAGGGTCTTTCAGAATTTGCCTTCAAGAG CTGGAGGAGATGCTAGTTTGCACAAAAGTGAAAATTTTGGGGGGAGGTCAAATGATGCTTCAGGACAACAACCAATGTTAACCATGGAAAAGAAAGGGGCTCGAAACATTGGGTCTAAAAGTAAAAGGTTGCTCATGCATAGTGAAGATGCTCTGGAGCTGAGACTCACTTGGGAAGAAGCTCAAGATCTACTCCGTCCACCACCAAGTGCAAATCCCACCATTGTCACTATTGATGACCATGAATTCGAAGAGTATGAT GAACCTCCAGTTTTTGGCAAGAGGACTATATTCACTGCCCGACCAACTGG GGAACAGAAACAATGGGCTCAGTGTGATGATTGCTCAAAATGGCGGAGGTTGCCTGTGGACGTTCTTCTCCCTCCAAAGTGGAGTTGTTCAGATAATGTTTGGGATTTGAGCAG ATGTACATGTTCTGCACCAGAAGAGATCAGCACAAAGGAACAGGAGAATCTCCTAAGAGCGAGTAAAG ATTTTAAGAAACGGAAAATTGGGAAGAGCCAGAAGTCTATTCAGGAACTCGAGCCTTCTGGTTTGGATGCACTGGCTAGTGCTGCTGTTCTGGGTGATAGTATAGCTGACTTGCAGGAATCAGGTACAACGACCAGGCATCCCCGGCACCGACCAGGATGCACTTGCATCGTGTGCATTCAACCTCCAAGTGGGAAGGGAAAGCATAAATCTACATGCACATGCAATGTCTGCTTGACTGTAAAACGCCGTTTTAAAACACTTATGCTACGGAAGAAGAAACGCCAATCAGAACGTGAAGTGGAACCTTTGCTCCAGGATAGGAATCCACAACTCGATGAAACAGAAATGAGTGGGACACTGAAGGGTATGTCTCTGCAAACAAACTATTCAGAGAATGAAGGAAGCCAGAGCAGGATGAAAGATGAGGAGGCTGCGAGTAGCAGTGGTCAAATTGACTTGAACTGCCACCCAGACCGTGAGGACATGGAACTAGAGGGAGCAGGATTAAGCACAATTAGCCTTGTCGAGGCTGCTAGCCAACCTGTAGATAGCTATTCAAAGCAAATTGGCGTCTCCAGCGTCACGAGTGAGCAGCAGTCCAGTCAACCAAGTAGCATGGAAAGTGAGAGACGCCTTTCTGGGGAAGTGTATCATGGATCAGGTCACGAGAGCACAAGTGATGGACGCAGAGAGCACCATTGA